Proteins from a genomic interval of Paenibacillus sp. FSL R5-0623:
- a CDS encoding AraC family transcriptional regulator, whose product MQLDEQMKCWNHAAVKVLDIRRIVMEAGAQLSSYTLPANGFIYTIRGSAVLQLDGQTYKAERFYMLHGAKGSSLDIQTNEDFEYILLYYRAFLAFPSHRKKWLLAQPEVAPFSLQYGFAPSSPLGLLRYLGELEGAWIQSGSLDLLHTKGLFYQFIHEMMVQLADQEIKTELADPVKQTLRYIQNHYREQVTLDFLAEQFNYSSRHLSMQFKRQTGYSPIDYLIQTRIAKARNLLVRSDATLSEIAAEVGYSDVYYFSRIFKKHMGISPIQYQRKIREEARAEDRPLVISESSIGRRWKSGYIDYENHYQYIDGGSTPMKRRKTSSSMIMVALLSITMLLAACSSGTATTPVAGEGTGASSNNSSTAVSSDTGSQTNKDNETRTVSTVKGDVVVPANPKRVVVLYLQGDVVALGVKPIATSDVYDGAAYKSELKGVNALGTWFEPNPEAVIDLDPDLIIVPSEETYTLLKDIAPTVYIPYEKLTTEERLHDIASIFGKEQEAETLITNLNNKVEESKKTLADAGILDKTISIVEGGLKGMVIVESKQFGRGSQAVYEYLGMKAPEVVQKKIDVVSDAAGSTISMEVLPEYIGDYVFRSVYEGADNLTDNPIWSSIPAIKEGRLIEIDFDFFYYSDIYSINKQLDFVVEKLLAAPRAQ is encoded by the coding sequence ATGCAATTAGATGAACAGATGAAATGCTGGAATCATGCCGCTGTTAAGGTTCTGGATATACGCCGAATCGTTATGGAGGCAGGGGCACAACTGAGTTCCTACACACTTCCGGCAAATGGTTTTATATATACAATTCGAGGATCGGCTGTGCTTCAGTTGGATGGACAAACATACAAGGCAGAGCGGTTCTACATGCTTCATGGGGCCAAAGGATCTTCACTGGATATCCAAACCAACGAAGATTTCGAATATATTCTGCTCTATTACAGAGCATTCCTTGCCTTTCCTAGTCATCGTAAAAAGTGGTTATTGGCACAGCCGGAAGTTGCACCGTTCTCTTTGCAATATGGATTTGCACCGAGTAGTCCGCTGGGGTTATTACGTTACCTTGGTGAGCTTGAGGGTGCATGGATTCAATCTGGCAGTCTGGATCTGCTTCATACAAAAGGTTTATTTTACCAGTTCATTCATGAAATGATGGTTCAGTTGGCAGATCAGGAGATCAAAACAGAGCTTGCTGACCCGGTGAAACAAACACTTCGTTATATACAGAACCATTATAGAGAACAGGTCACGCTTGATTTCCTTGCTGAACAATTCAACTACAGCTCCCGACATTTATCCATGCAATTCAAACGACAGACGGGTTACAGTCCCATTGATTATTTAATTCAGACTCGAATCGCCAAGGCTCGGAATTTGCTTGTACGATCTGATGCAACGCTGAGTGAAATTGCAGCAGAAGTGGGTTATTCGGATGTGTACTATTTTAGTCGTATCTTCAAAAAACATATGGGGATCTCTCCGATTCAGTATCAACGAAAGATAAGAGAAGAAGCGAGAGCAGAGGATCGTCCATTGGTAATCTCTGAATCGTCCATTGGCCGAAGATGGAAGTCGGGATATATTGATTATGAGAATCATTATCAATATATAGACGGAGGGTCTACACCAATGAAAAGAAGAAAAACAAGTTCCAGTATGATTATGGTTGCATTGTTGAGCATAACGATGCTACTCGCAGCCTGCTCTTCAGGTACAGCAACAACACCAGTAGCTGGTGAAGGAACGGGTGCCAGTTCCAATAACAGCAGTACAGCAGTATCATCAGATACAGGAAGCCAGACGAACAAAGACAATGAAACACGCACGGTCTCAACGGTTAAGGGTGACGTAGTTGTTCCAGCTAATCCAAAACGGGTTGTTGTATTGTATCTCCAGGGGGATGTCGTTGCACTTGGGGTTAAGCCAATCGCTACCTCAGATGTATATGACGGGGCTGCATACAAGAGTGAGCTAAAGGGTGTAAACGCATTGGGTACCTGGTTTGAACCGAATCCTGAAGCTGTCATTGATCTGGATCCGGATCTGATCATTGTTCCTTCAGAAGAGACGTATACGTTATTAAAAGATATTGCACCTACAGTATATATTCCTTATGAGAAATTGACTACAGAAGAGAGACTTCATGATATAGCAAGTATCTTTGGCAAAGAACAGGAAGCCGAGACGTTAATCACCAATCTCAACAACAAAGTCGAAGAGAGTAAGAAAACTCTTGCAGATGCAGGCATACTGGACAAAACAATCTCCATTGTGGAGGGTGGTTTGAAAGGTATGGTTATTGTAGAGAGCAAACAATTTGGCCGTGGATCTCAGGCGGTATATGAGTACTTGGGAATGAAAGCACCTGAAGTCGTACAGAAAAAAATTGACGTGGTTTCGGACGCGGCAGGCTCCACAATTTCCATGGAAGTCCTTCCTGAATATATCGGAGACTATGTGTTTCGCTCTGTGTATGAAGGGGCAGATAACTTGACAGATAATCCAATATGGAGCAGCATTCCTGCGATTAAAGAAGGTCGTCTGATTGAGATTGATTTCGATTTCTTCTATTATTCGGATATCTATTCAATTAATAAACAACTTGATTTTGTCGTTGAAAAGCTGTTGGCGGCTCCAAGAGCGCAATAG
- a CDS encoding alpha-ketoacid dehydrogenase subunit beta, with the protein MAVMEYIDAIRLAMKEEMERDENVFILGEDVGLKGGVFTTTKGLQDQFGEMRVMDTPLSESAIAGVAIGAAMYGMKPIAEMQYSDFMLPATNQIISEAAKIRYRSNNDWSCPIVIRAPIGGGIFGGLYHSQCPESIFFGTPGLKIIAPYSAYDAKGLLKAAIRDPDPVLFFENKKCYKLIKEDVPEDDYIVPIGKANVLREGADITVIGYSQPLHFVMQAAEELEREEGITAHVLDLRTLQPLDREAIIASARLTGKVLIVHEDNKTGGVGAEVAAIISEECLFELDAPIQRLCGPDVPAMPISPTLEKFYMLSKDKAKAAMRTLAEF; encoded by the coding sequence ATGGCAGTGATGGAATATATTGATGCAATCCGTCTCGCGATGAAAGAAGAGATGGAACGGGATGAAAATGTTTTTATCCTTGGTGAAGACGTAGGTCTCAAAGGTGGTGTGTTTACCACAACTAAAGGGCTGCAAGATCAGTTTGGCGAAATGCGAGTGATGGACACACCTTTGTCTGAATCCGCTATTGCAGGTGTTGCCATTGGTGCAGCGATGTATGGCATGAAGCCGATTGCCGAAATGCAATATTCGGACTTCATGTTACCGGCAACCAACCAGATCATTAGTGAAGCGGCGAAGATCCGCTATCGTTCCAACAATGACTGGAGCTGTCCGATTGTTATCCGCGCGCCGATTGGTGGCGGAATCTTCGGTGGGTTGTATCACTCCCAATGTCCGGAGTCGATTTTCTTTGGTACACCTGGTCTGAAAATTATAGCTCCCTACTCGGCATACGATGCTAAGGGACTGCTCAAGGCCGCTATTCGCGACCCGGACCCGGTACTCTTTTTTGAAAATAAAAAATGTTACAAACTTATCAAGGAAGATGTGCCTGAAGATGATTACATCGTTCCGATTGGTAAAGCCAACGTACTTCGTGAGGGTGCGGATATTACCGTGATTGGTTACAGTCAGCCGCTGCATTTTGTCATGCAGGCTGCTGAGGAGCTGGAGCGTGAAGAAGGCATTACAGCACACGTTCTCGATCTGCGCACATTGCAGCCGTTGGATCGTGAAGCGATTATTGCTTCCGCTCGTCTAACAGGCAAAGTGCTGATCGTACACGAAGATAACAAAACCGGTGGTGTAGGTGCCGAAGTTGCCGCGATTATTAGTGAGGAATGTCTATTTGAACTGGATGCACCGATTCAGCGTCTCTGCGGACCTGACGTGCCGGCCATGCCAATTAGCCCAACATTGGAGAAATTCTACATGCTGAGCAAAGACAAAGCCAAAGCAGCAATGCGTACACTTGCCGAGTTTTAA
- a CDS encoding dihydrolipoamide acetyltransferase family protein gives MAERMKWIEVIMPQLAESLVSATIGKWLKKPGDRVEQYEPICEVITDKVNAEIPSTVDGIMGDLLVEEGTTIAVGEAICRMQVAASDEEAAEQVTQVSQQQEQVQPHASHTPVAASNTATHDPNQPMRNRYSPAVQSLAAEHGLNLQSIQGTGAGGRITRKDVLAFVAQGGNAAGTSASAQAGTVQHTPSGVPSASPFSGVNRGNGEMGLTAGEAISASDAGVPVRHSGIHLTESPKIPQIEVEGGGQGRSEYFIDVTPVRNAIARNMRQSVSEIPHAWTMIEVDVTNLVMLRNKLKDEFKRKEGINLTYLSFMMKGVVNAIKDYPIMNSVWAVDKIIVKRDINLSMAVGTEDSVLTPVIKHADQRNIAGLAREVDELARKTREGTLKLDHMQGGTFTVNNTGSFGSILSQPIINYPQAAILTFESIVKKPVVINDMIAVRSMANLCLSLDHRILDGVISGRFLQRVKENLEGYTMESKVY, from the coding sequence ATGGCTGAACGTATGAAATGGATCGAGGTCATTATGCCGCAATTGGCGGAATCGCTGGTCTCGGCTACCATAGGCAAATGGTTGAAAAAACCGGGCGACCGTGTGGAACAGTACGAGCCGATCTGTGAAGTAATCACTGATAAAGTTAATGCCGAGATTCCATCCACTGTGGATGGAATAATGGGTGACCTTTTAGTGGAAGAGGGCACAACGATTGCTGTTGGTGAAGCAATCTGCCGCATGCAGGTCGCAGCTTCTGACGAAGAAGCGGCTGAGCAAGTAACACAAGTATCGCAGCAACAGGAGCAAGTGCAGCCACATGCTAGCCACACTCCTGTTGCCGCCTCAAATACAGCAACACATGACCCTAACCAGCCGATGCGTAATCGGTATTCCCCGGCAGTGCAATCCTTGGCAGCAGAGCATGGCTTGAACTTGCAAAGCATCCAAGGCACCGGTGCCGGTGGTCGTATTACCCGCAAAGATGTGCTGGCATTTGTTGCACAGGGAGGTAACGCGGCTGGAACGTCTGCGTCTGCACAAGCAGGAACTGTTCAGCATACACCTTCTGGTGTGCCGTCTGCTTCTCCATTCAGCGGAGTGAATCGCGGAAATGGAGAAATGGGTTTAACCGCTGGAGAAGCGATCTCAGCGTCCGATGCAGGTGTTCCTGTGAGACATTCAGGCATTCATCTGACCGAAAGCCCGAAAATTCCACAGATCGAAGTGGAAGGTGGCGGCCAGGGAAGATCGGAGTATTTCATCGATGTTACCCCTGTGCGTAATGCCATTGCCCGGAATATGCGTCAAAGCGTATCGGAAATCCCGCATGCATGGACAATGATCGAAGTGGACGTAACAAATCTTGTGATGCTGCGCAATAAACTCAAGGATGAGTTCAAGCGTAAGGAAGGCATCAATCTGACATATCTGTCCTTCATGATGAAGGGAGTCGTTAACGCGATTAAAGACTACCCAATCATGAACTCGGTATGGGCAGTGGACAAAATTATCGTCAAACGGGACATTAACTTGTCCATGGCGGTAGGAACCGAAGATTCCGTACTTACACCCGTAATCAAACATGCCGATCAGCGAAATATTGCAGGTTTGGCCCGTGAAGTGGATGAACTGGCTCGCAAAACACGTGAAGGTACTTTGAAGCTGGACCATATGCAGGGTGGTACGTTCACGGTAAACAACACGGGTTCATTTGGTTCGATCCTGTCCCAGCCAATCATTAACTATCCGCAGGCAGCGATTCTTACATTCGAATCGATTGTCAAGAAACCAGTGGTTATTAATGATATGATCGCTGTTCGCTCGATGGCTAACCTGTGTCTGTCGCTGGATCACCGAATTCTGGATGGTGTAATCAGCGGACGTTTCTTGCAACGTGTCAAAGAAAACCTTGAAGGATACACCATGGAGAGCAAGGTGTATTAA
- a CDS encoding thymidine kinase codes for MQTGRITVITGPMFSEKSGELIRRCQKLIQFGRKKVVAYKPAEDDRFAQDEIVSRIGYRLPAHSIPRQLTPESVEMILNQTIDADVVAFDEVQFFSSAIMELVSELAYCGKHVIVDGLNMDYRGKEFGYVGGLLAMADDIEKLSAFCAVCGSPDAAFTQRIVNGEPVTLGPVVMIGDSEAYEPRCRCCFIPPHKVECSS; via the coding sequence GTGCAAACAGGACGTATTACCGTAATTACTGGACCCATGTTCAGTGAAAAATCCGGTGAACTCATTCGCCGTTGTCAGAAATTAATACAATTTGGCCGTAAAAAGGTTGTGGCCTACAAACCAGCCGAGGATGATCGGTTTGCCCAGGATGAGATCGTGAGCCGAATTGGTTATCGACTCCCTGCCCATTCCATTCCCCGGCAATTAACCCCGGAATCCGTAGAAATGATCTTGAACCAAACCATAGATGCTGATGTTGTTGCATTTGATGAAGTACAATTTTTCAGCAGTGCCATTATGGAACTTGTCTCGGAGTTAGCGTATTGTGGCAAACATGTCATTGTGGATGGACTTAATATGGATTACCGTGGTAAGGAATTTGGATATGTCGGCGGTTTGCTTGCCATGGCAGATGACATTGAGAAACTCTCGGCTTTCTGTGCGGTATGTGGCAGCCCGGATGCAGCCTTTACGCAACGTATCGTCAATGGGGAGCCCGTTACCTTGGGTCCGGTTGTCATGATTGGCGATTCAGAAGCTTACGAGCCACGCTGTCGTTGCTGCTTCATTCCTCCTCACAAAGTTGAATGCTCATCATAA
- the lpdA gene encoding dihydrolipoyl dehydrogenase, with translation MPITCDVAILGGGTGGYVAAIRAAQLGKQVVIIEKDKLGGTCLHRGCIPSKALLKSAEVYAEIQESETYGIETAGATLVFPKVQARKDAIVEQLHQGVQYLMKKNKIQVVHAKGRVIGPSIFSPQSGAVAVEFEDGEMDTVVPTNLIIATGSRPRVLPGLEPDGKYIMSSDEALRMDELPASLIIVGGGVIGLEWASMLNDFGVDITVVEAAAHVLPAEDEDVAREMQRLLGKRGVRFLTGATVLTETYNADQEGIQIDVQLGEDKQETLRAEKMLVSVGRQANVENIGLENTDIKLERGFIAVNKQLQTGEGHIYAIGDCIGGLQLAHAASHEGILAVDHLAGETVHAVESHRIPRCVYTRPEAASIGFTEREAKERGYDIKTGKFPFSAIGKSLIHGSRDGFVKVIAEAKTNDILGVHMIGTHVTELIAEASLAQMLDATPWEVGQTIHPHPSLSEIMGEAMLAVDGKAIGM, from the coding sequence ATGCCAATTACATGTGATGTTGCAATTCTTGGAGGAGGAACCGGTGGATATGTAGCCGCGATCCGGGCTGCACAGCTGGGAAAACAGGTCGTTATTATTGAGAAGGACAAGCTTGGCGGTACCTGTCTGCATCGTGGCTGTATTCCGAGTAAAGCTTTGCTGAAAAGTGCGGAAGTATACGCCGAAATCCAGGAGAGCGAGACGTATGGTATCGAGACAGCTGGAGCTACACTTGTATTTCCCAAAGTACAGGCGCGCAAGGATGCAATTGTCGAACAGCTCCATCAGGGCGTTCAGTATTTGATGAAAAAAAATAAAATCCAGGTTGTACACGCGAAAGGTCGCGTCATCGGACCATCCATCTTCTCACCGCAGAGCGGAGCAGTCGCTGTGGAGTTTGAAGATGGCGAGATGGATACGGTTGTTCCGACCAATCTCATTATTGCTACTGGTTCACGCCCTCGTGTGTTGCCGGGCCTGGAACCGGACGGAAAATACATAATGAGCAGCGACGAAGCCCTGCGTATGGATGAACTTCCTGCATCACTCATTATTGTCGGTGGGGGTGTGATTGGACTGGAGTGGGCATCCATGCTGAATGACTTTGGCGTAGATATCACAGTCGTAGAAGCAGCTGCTCACGTGTTGCCTGCCGAGGATGAGGATGTTGCCAGAGAAATGCAGCGATTGCTCGGCAAACGAGGTGTTCGTTTCCTGACAGGTGCCACCGTTCTAACCGAAACATATAACGCGGATCAAGAGGGCATCCAGATTGATGTGCAGCTTGGTGAAGATAAGCAGGAGACGCTGAGAGCGGAGAAAATGCTCGTGTCGGTTGGACGTCAGGCTAATGTCGAAAATATCGGACTCGAAAATACAGATATCAAACTGGAGCGTGGGTTCATCGCTGTGAACAAACAGTTACAGACCGGTGAAGGTCACATCTACGCCATTGGTGACTGCATCGGCGGTTTGCAGCTTGCACATGCCGCAAGTCATGAAGGCATTCTCGCTGTTGATCATCTGGCGGGCGAAACGGTACATGCTGTAGAATCCCACCGTATCCCGCGCTGTGTCTACACACGTCCGGAAGCAGCAAGCATCGGATTCACCGAGCGTGAAGCCAAAGAACGTGGCTATGACATCAAAACAGGGAAGTTCCCATTTTCGGCCATTGGCAAATCGCTTATTCACGGAAGTCGGGATGGATTCGTGAAGGTGATTGCAGAAGCCAAGACGAATGATATATTGGGGGTACATATGATTGGCACCCATGTAACGGAATTAATCGCTGAGGCTTCTCTGGCTCAGATGCTGGATGCCACACCTTGGGAAGTCGGACAAACCATCCATCCGCACCCTTCTCTGTCGGAAATTATGGGTGAAGCCATGCTGGCGGTCGATGGAAAGGCCATTGGGATGTAA
- a CDS encoding potassium channel family protein encodes MVSFLITLQRLLKGIFHAFKDPKFLALFALTAATLLSGTLFYTRVEGLHWIDALYFCAVTLTTVGHPEFVPTTGFSKAFTVIYMFAGIGLTFAMIARITAGILFPRKLKTEEDPE; translated from the coding sequence ATGGTATCATTTCTAATCACGTTACAACGATTGCTCAAAGGCATTTTCCATGCGTTCAAAGACCCCAAGTTTCTGGCTCTGTTCGCGTTAACGGCAGCAACGTTGCTGTCAGGCACTTTATTTTACACTCGTGTTGAAGGTCTGCACTGGATCGATGCGTTATACTTCTGTGCGGTTACCCTGACTACAGTGGGACATCCTGAATTTGTGCCAACCACCGGATTCAGCAAAGCCTTTACCGTAATCTACATGTTTGCAGGCATTGGTCTCACCTTTGCCATGATTGCCAGAATTACAGCAGGTATTCTATTCCCTCGCAAATTAAAGACAGAAGAGGACCCGGAGTAA
- a CDS encoding thiamine pyrophosphate-dependent dehydrogenase E1 component subunit alpha: MSSQGTADAVHRHQQLGLSDGEVLDMYKYMLLARKFDERCLLLQRAGKINFHVSGVGQEAAQVGAAFGLDRDHDYYLPYYRDYGFVLAVGMTPRELMLSAFAKAEDPNSGGRQMPGHFGHKKLRIVTGSSPVTTQVPHAVGFALAAKMKKQEFVSFVTFGEGSSNQGDFHEGANFAGVHKLPVIIMCENNQYAISVPIHKQLSGKISDRAQGYGFPGLRVDGNDALEVYAAVKEARRRAIAGEGPTLIEAMMYRLSPHSTSDNDLAYRTKEEVEENWKKDGVPRMKNYLIDCGIWDEARDADLASQLALEMKEATEYADNAPYPKPEDTLTHVYADSEEGGR, translated from the coding sequence ATGAGTTCACAAGGTACTGCAGACGCGGTCCACCGGCATCAACAGCTGGGACTTAGCGATGGTGAAGTATTGGATATGTACAAATACATGCTGCTCGCGCGCAAGTTTGACGAGCGTTGCTTGCTCTTGCAACGGGCTGGCAAAATTAACTTTCACGTATCCGGTGTAGGTCAGGAAGCTGCGCAAGTAGGCGCTGCATTTGGTCTGGATCGGGATCACGATTATTATTTACCTTATTACCGCGATTACGGCTTTGTACTGGCGGTAGGCATGACTCCGCGTGAGTTGATGTTGTCTGCTTTTGCGAAGGCAGAAGATCCGAATAGTGGGGGTCGGCAAATGCCGGGTCACTTCGGTCACAAAAAGCTGCGGATTGTGACGGGTTCCAGCCCGGTTACAACACAGGTTCCGCACGCTGTTGGATTTGCGCTGGCTGCCAAAATGAAGAAGCAAGAATTTGTTTCTTTTGTTACGTTTGGCGAAGGATCAAGCAATCAGGGTGACTTCCATGAGGGAGCCAACTTTGCAGGTGTGCATAAATTGCCTGTCATTATTATGTGTGAGAACAATCAATATGCAATTTCGGTACCGATTCACAAACAGTTGAGCGGCAAAATATCCGATCGAGCACAAGGATACGGGTTCCCCGGACTGCGTGTAGATGGTAACGATGCATTAGAAGTATACGCTGCAGTGAAGGAAGCGCGTCGCCGTGCCATAGCCGGGGAAGGCCCGACACTGATTGAAGCGATGATGTATCGGTTGTCACCTCATTCCACCTCCGACAATGATCTGGCTTACCGGACCAAAGAGGAAGTTGAGGAGAACTGGAAGAAAGATGGCGTTCCTCGCATGAAGAACTACTTGATCGATTGCGGCATCTGGGACGAAGCCCGGGATGCGGATCTGGCTTCCCAGCTTGCGCTGGAAATGAAAGAAGCAACTGAATATGCAGACAACGCGCCATATCCGAAACCTGAGGACACTCTGACGCACGTTTATGCGGACAGCGAAGAAGGGGGACGGTAA
- a CDS encoding DUF2627 domain-containing protein, whose amino-acid sequence MNTRLVFARFLAIVVLVIPGLMAMKGFLMMKDALFLYYAEHGNELISPGFQWLSFGGGLVLFAAGMSFLGGWILFRDRKRNYVGPRFRSKSVPEKAETPGRTP is encoded by the coding sequence ATGAATACAAGATTGGTCTTTGCGCGATTTTTGGCAATTGTTGTTCTGGTCATCCCCGGTTTAATGGCAATGAAGGGTTTTCTGATGATGAAAGATGCCCTGTTCCTATATTATGCCGAGCACGGGAACGAACTAATTTCACCAGGTTTCCAATGGCTCTCCTTTGGCGGTGGACTTGTCCTTTTTGCCGCAGGTATGAGTTTTCTGGGAGGCTGGATCTTGTTCCGTGACCGCAAGCGTAATTATGTAGGTCCCCGTTTCCGGTCCAAAAGTGTACCCGAAAAAGCAGAGACGCCCGGAAGGACTCCATGA
- a CDS encoding NAD(P)/FAD-dependent oxidoreductase produces MNQQLELYDVTIIGGGPAGMYSAFYSGMRDMKTKLIEARDRLGGRMLFYPEKMIWDVGGVTPILCEDLIKQLEEQARTFEPTLVFEQQIEGFERQPDGTILLTSATGEQHWTRTVIMAIGYGIYKMAKLELEGADRYEVSNLHYTVQELEPFRGKRVLISGGGDSAVDWANELEALAEQVTVVHRRDRFGGLERNVLRMRESSVDVRTPYAVETLHSLSGDVIEQVTISHVDTGETELLEVDAVIVNHGMKSDFGPIRDWGLDLGEWHVTTTERLQTNIPGVFAAGDFVDYGSKLYLIAGTFTDAALAVNSAKLYMDPEAEKVAYVSSHNSRFKEKNKALGVVEE; encoded by the coding sequence ATGAATCAGCAGTTGGAACTTTATGATGTAACCATTATCGGCGGTGGCCCTGCGGGCATGTACTCTGCCTTTTATAGCGGCATGCGGGATATGAAGACCAAGTTGATTGAGGCACGTGACAGATTGGGAGGTCGCATGCTCTTTTATCCAGAGAAGATGATCTGGGATGTCGGGGGTGTGACGCCAATTCTGTGTGAAGATCTGATTAAACAATTGGAAGAACAGGCAAGAACTTTTGAGCCAACCCTCGTTTTTGAACAACAGATCGAAGGATTTGAGCGTCAACCTGATGGCACAATTCTGTTAACTTCTGCAACAGGTGAGCAACATTGGACACGTACCGTCATTATGGCAATCGGATATGGTATATATAAAATGGCCAAGTTGGAGCTTGAAGGTGCAGACCGCTATGAGGTTAGCAATCTGCATTATACCGTGCAGGAACTAGAACCATTCCGCGGTAAACGCGTGCTGATCTCGGGTGGAGGCGACTCTGCTGTGGACTGGGCGAATGAACTGGAAGCTCTGGCAGAGCAAGTTACGGTTGTGCATCGTCGTGACCGATTTGGAGGGTTGGAGCGTAATGTACTGCGTATGAGAGAATCCTCTGTAGATGTCCGTACACCTTACGCGGTAGAGACACTGCATAGTTTAAGCGGTGATGTGATTGAACAGGTGACCATTTCACACGTGGACACAGGTGAAACTGAACTGCTTGAAGTAGATGCTGTCATTGTAAACCATGGCATGAAGAGTGATTTTGGTCCAATCCGGGATTGGGGACTTGATCTTGGGGAATGGCATGTCACTACCACAGAGAGATTACAAACCAATATTCCTGGCGTATTTGCCGCAGGTGATTTTGTAGATTATGGTAGCAAACTGTACCTGATTGCGGGTACTTTCACTGATGCAGCCCTCGCGGTAAACAGTGCGAAGCTTTACATGGACCCTGAAGCAGAGAAAGTGGCTTATGTTTCTTCCCATAACAGTCGTTTTAAGGAGAAAAATAAAGCTCTTGGTGTTGTAGAAGAATAA